The DNA sequence tcctagaATAGGATTGAACTGAGAATATCaacttaaaagaaaataaagttcATGGCTAGGCTTAATCAGTGTTCAGAAAGTATGAGAttctacataaaaaaataaatacatataaacaaatttccTGTATTAGACATAAGTTAATCTCTTTCATATACATCTTCCTCTGCTCTGAGTCAGAGTATTTGATGTTTCTTCACGTCAGGTTGACCTGGAAAGGCTGGCAGATTGTAGTGAGTACTTCAGGGCTTTATCTCACTCctgcatgagagagacagaagagaatCTTGTGAACCTGACCCATGTTCCCTCCAGGGTTTTCCATAGCCTCCTTCAGTTCTGCTTCCTACACAGCTTCAGTGTACCAGAGAACCTCATTGAGGAGCACTTGAGGGTGAGCACATATCTGCTGGTCCCTGGCTTCACTAGTCGCTTGCTGCTAGCCCTTTCTGAGGCCCTCACAGAGCACACAAGTCTGGCTTACTTACAGCTGTCAGAAGaactctgcagtgttgagcTCCAGGAGACAGTGCTGATTTTCATGAGCAAGAACCTTCTGGAGTTTCCTCACCTGAGCAGAAAGCTGGAACTCCATCTACAGCAAGATCTTATCCAGCTGCGGTCTCGGAGTTCTCCACAGCTGTGCTGCCTGAGGAAAGAGAACCTGATCTCACGAGACAAACAGGAAACCGATGCTGCAAGGAGACTTTTCAAACTGGAAGAGATGGATGGGAAGTGGAGTTCTATTACAGATCTGCCTTTCAATGCAGATAAGTGGTGCTTCACCACAGCGGTCCTGTTTAACTATCTCTACCTCATTGGAGGCTACAGGCACCACACAAAGAGGGGATATGAGTTTAAGATGGCCTCGTTCCGTTATAACCCCTTGACAAATAAATGGGTGGCCACTGCTCCTCTCATCAAGGTATGGTTATATTTATGCTCACATGAGCATTATTTCCATAGACTGGAGCTTTTCAGTTCTGGTTCAACAAGGCTGTTGAACATTGTCCTGAACAATTAGGTGAGTTCCCATTTGGTGCAACTGATCTGTCAATATCCAGGTTTGAAATGTGTGTTTAAGCAGGGAATCCATCAAACTGCTTGGATCACCCAGACACAGGATTTCAAAGCTGCCAAATGCACTGGCAGTCAAAAACAAAATCATTAgacttaaatgtatttaaaagcctcaaacacaatatattttttcccaGAATTTGTAGGGAAGTTGTTATAGATGAAAGTGTATTTCCTATTCTCAGTAGTGGCTTAAAAAATATGCATCCCTTCCTTGTACTGAAGCAGTTGTGTTGATACTGTAAAGACTACATCATGGTAACAGTTCACATGACAACTGCATAAACATAACCTTTGGTTCATTATTGTCAAAGTTAACAAATTATGTTTATACGTGTAATGCACTGATAACCAACACGTCAAACACGCAAGCTAATATGGAAGAgtggtcttgtgtgtgtgacttctCTCAGCACAGACGCcatttcagtgcagcagtgtgtgaaGGCCATATCTACGCTGTGGGGGGCTGGTATCTGGACTCACTCGTGACCCCTGACTCCACCACAGGAGTGTATACAGCTGTTGAGCGATATGACCCATGGTCAGACTCCTGGGCCTTTGtctcctctctccccctcacagATTTCCACttcactctttccctctctcacgACTCCCCCCTTACCACCAGCCTAGGCACTTGCCTCTATGTGCTGGGCAACATCCAGAGAACTGGAGAGAAACTGGTGCTGCGCTATGATACAACCCAAGGTACggcaaatgaaaaatgtaaagtttGTCTTTTTGAGAACTGTACCTGTCAAATTATGGCACATAAGTACTGATCTTTAAATGAGATCATTGGCTTTGCTCCTTCAACTCATTCACCcttgtctcactctctccctgccCAACTCCCTCCCTCCTGCTCTCAGACTGCTGGAATGAGTTGTACCCCACCCTTACTCGTGCCAGTGCAGATATCCCCATACTCCACTTCCTGGGATCCACTGACCGTTTGATTGTGATTGGTGGAAACAATTTTGAAACTGTGGTGACTTCTTTCTGTGTGGAGACACAAAAGTGGGGTCAGATCAGAAGCATGGAGAAGACAGCTTTGATCGGTCAAGGCACTGTGTTAAATGATGAGGTTTACATGGCAGGAAATCAGGAGGACATCATTTTCCGGTTGAACATCCACTCACTGACTCTCTCACTCCTCCCCCCACTCCCTGTCCCCACCTGCTATGAGAGCTTTTTCCACCTTTGTTTCTGAACCTGTACACATACTATGTTATCAGCACTTTACAAGGACAGCATAAGTGTGTACACAGCAAAGATGCAAAAACATTGgtgaaaaaataaacatctgtAAAAGCACTACCTCATGAAGTCATTATTGCTTGTTATGACGCTTTAACTGCTAGAAAACTATTaattactgttttaaaatggtTTTGAATGTTATTGGTCAATTGTGcaatatatgtccaaaagtttgaaAAATCCTGCTGATCCTCAAAAATGGACATTAAAGGAACATTgggtaagatttttttttattctgctggggctccccctaatgtaattaatttttacagcactgtactgaaatcaatggggggAGGAGGCCTTTCCAACCCTCctccacaagttacatagtgcagtctaTATTTAAGGCAAAaattttacatagtgttcctgCAACAGCAAATTTGGCATTCTTTTTTGCAGTAACACCCAATCATAAACCGGATTGCGCAAATGCATTACCAAGGTCAGACCCTGACAAATGTCATTTCAACTCCTAGAAGGTACTGGACGCTGATGCAttgctttacaaaaaaaaaaaaataataaaataaatatatatatatatatatatatatatatatatatatgtatgtatgtgtgtgtgcgtgttacTTTAACATTTTGTATAGGTCTTAAGCTCAAATGTAACAATCGTCATAGATGTTATGCTATAAATATTAGATAGAAATAGTGGCTATAGACAAATGATTCACTAGCAACAATACATTTTGGAATAATGGGGCAAAACCAACAGGTGTGGTGCCGACCCTGCAATATGTTTTGCTTAGATTCATGATGTGCCTGCAAAAGTCTAGAGAATCCAATTCTGTTTgcaatgcttttctatgtaAATTATACAAGCCTTATATGTGCAGCTGTGTCACTTGGAGGTTCACTTGTATTGTTAATGCATAAAttctataaaaaaattatagcATTATGCTATTACTAAAAACTCACAGTAAAAATATATGCGTAACTTTAATGTGCACTTTTTAATTATAGTACAGAAGCATATAAAGTAAAGAACAGAGTGTAAAGTCATGATACATGACAACACTGTTTTCCAAGAATGACCAAAAGCGTCATAATGGCAACAGACACCTGTTACATAATACACTCACGAGCCTTATTTAGTGCACTGCTGAAGAGGAACTGTGGGAACTGATCCTTACATCCACTGAGAGGTCCTCCGGCTTCTTTCTCCTGTCCTATGCTATTTGCAGAATAGTTTGTTGATATTTGGGCCACTAGCTGGGACTAAGCTAGAGAGGTgtccagttacacacacacacactgaagtggTAAGAAAGAcaggagagaaacagaagaaaaccACGGAAAGTAGAGGCAGTGAAAgtgcgtgtatgtgtgggtgAGACTGATTTCCACCCACAGTTTACTTCACGAGTGCAGTGTGAAGGGCAACGGGGTCACACCGAGCACTACAGCTGTATCTGCACAAGGAGTTCCCACTGAGCCTGAGTAGAACCTGGACATAGCCTGTCATTTTGTTTCACAGCATTAGCCTTCGGTCACATTGCTGTAGAAAAGGTACAGTAAaactgtgtttgtctgtaatACCTGCTCTAATATTTTAAGGGTGTATTTCTGTCTGCTATAAAACAATCTTGACTTAACCATAGCTTCATTATTTTGAATCCCTGCTTATATATCCTGGAGTTAAATGCTCTTTAACTCTTTActgatttaatttaaacaattaaacaatatAATTGTTTAAACAAAGAATATATAATGTATTGACACCCTTGATTCTCCGCTGTTTGTGGTATGAATgtgatattatataatattgtatGGTACTGTACATCGGATGTCTTGTCTTACCTTATActagcatttctaaaaatgttaTACGGTTAATGTTCTTACAGATTCACAGTAGTATGTTTTAGACATAAAACAATATGCCTATTCATGGATTTACTGTTTATTAGAgattataaaacattatttgtttttatctggaGTGAACAGccactgttttattttgtgatgctTCCGGAGACAACCTTCACGCACTAGCACATGCCTCTCCAGCAGTCCACTCTGCTATTTTCTGCCTGCTCAACTTTGCCCTAGTTAGTGTTTCTCCAGTCATATGACATGGAAAAAGAAACTCAAGCTTTACACTGTCACTAGTACAACCTGTGAGGACAACAGTACCTGACTGAATGACCTATGGCCTATATACCTATATTATATGAATTGCTCAATTTAGCATACATTTGTAAGAtctaaaattaatttatataggAATGTGCACTTTTATAGACTGGGCTGATGCATTTTATGGGATGTTTCTTTATGGGATTTACTAAAGATGTAAATCAGACTGTGATTGACAGCCATTTTTAAATTCCCCCAAAAATGTCCACTAAACACAGATTGTAAACGAATTCTTTTGCTTTAAACCGTgtttttgaaaaacattttttctgatGTTGTAAATCAAAACACGATATtgttagtgaatgtgtctgttttAATTTGTGGGAAATTACGATTAACATTACAATTAATGTGTGACTCCTAACCAATGGCAGAGCTCATTATACTGTATAtatccacaaataaaaaaaattcctgaTTGGACAATATTTGCTTCAGCGTTTGGAGAGCTTAGACCATTTGTTTACAACCAAATCTTTAAAGTTATATAAGAGCACTGCTAAAACAAGCTGTGTATAAACATAAATCTATTGCAGACACATTCCCATCTCCTGGAAATCattagttctttttttttaataaatcattCATATCATCTTTTTTTGTACCTGCTTCTGCATTCACTTAAGGGTGTGCAATGGCAGAGGCCCACCAGGCGGTGGCCTTCCAATTCACTGTCACCCCAGAGGGTATCAAATTGCAGCTGAGCCGGGAGGTGTTAAGACACATCTACCTGTCCGGAGTGACTTCATGGAGAAAACGTGCCATACAGTTCAAAGTGAGTAAAAGGATTCAATAGTAATACTAAACAATCTGAATGAAATTATTCCTAGTAATAAACAGCAGGAAACTTAAGTTAAgcaaaaattaagaaaatggAAAATTAAAGGAATACAGTAGAACACATATACTACTGGAAACACTATGGGTTACAACATAATTGCATAGTAATGACATCTTAATCTTTTTTCTGATATCTGAATTCTTActgtattttatattgtattcatatttttaaaactttcTCTTTGAGCAGAATGGCATCCTAACAGAGGTCTATCCTGCAAGTCCTTCCAGCTGGTTATTTATGGTAATTGCTATAATGAGCTCTATATATGCCCGAG is a window from the Hoplias malabaricus isolate fHopMal1 chromosome 11, fHopMal1.hap1, whole genome shotgun sequence genome containing:
- the LOC136709213 gene encoding kelch repeat and BTB domain-containing protein 11, with amino-acid sequence MEALWQAVSTLLICLGSWVNGLIGFTYIQESLRVEGVLVWVKLILTRLGMWGHFNADTNRVEPNSKQAERWTTDQESRTYHYHSNGPLVAVQTSTHVFYVDLERLADCSEYFRALSHSCMRETEENLVNLTHVPSRVFHSLLQFCFLHSFSVPENLIEEHLRVSTYLLVPGFTSRLLLALSEALTEHTSLAYLQLSEELCSVELQETVLIFMSKNLLEFPHLSRKLELHLQQDLIQLRSRSSPQLCCLRKENLISRDKQETDAARRLFKLEEMDGKWSSITDLPFNADKWCFTTAVLFNYLYLIGGYRHHTKRGYEFKMASFRYNPLTNKWVATAPLIKHRRHFSAAVCEGHIYAVGGWYLDSLVTPDSTTGVYTAVERYDPWSDSWAFVSSLPLTDFHFTLSLSHDSPLTTSLGTCLYVLGNIQRTGEKLVLRYDTTQDCWNELYPTLTRASADIPILHFLGSTDRLIVIGGNNFETVVTSFCVETQKWGQIRSMEKTALIGQGTVLNDEVYMAGNQEDIIFRLNIHSLTLSLLPPLPVPTCYESFFHLCF